The following are encoded in a window of Rosa chinensis cultivar Old Blush chromosome 4, RchiOBHm-V2, whole genome shotgun sequence genomic DNA:
- the LOC112197134 gene encoding FBD-associated F-box protein At4g10400 — protein MEDDADRISQLPEAIMEKILFLLPAMDAIRMSFSSKIWQSLWNSLPVSNFDFLNDPAFGHYRYSSYVPPYYEHSTVKKLIAKIDESLKILEEDEEHHQKRIIESFRGRGTLFRNEYEASQYLNPWIKLVTNNPIKVLELHFKAMHRIKLCRWPFPYSLGVDGTSLVVLRLSHCLLEPYTLESQIIASKDKRFPFLKEISLLRVEFSGSLVDELLSRCPSLETLKLHHCLNLKSLRIWGAMFPKLNTVSLVLGETLDYKIELPNLHTLCLEFVPPRYDELGEVCCSNVKKLSVCAPPNEVISTNQFLEELLSKFPLLEDLTLSATLDSAETKISSHQLKKLTIIANAGIEKHYGYIWELNLDTPNLLCFLCKNCGARNISLNSTKLEVVNLEIKIGSYVRIGPGPCLYHIGTLWFLGLQQCLRNFTPHDALNVTIKPLSSVAFSLEELREENFLPLPEVQHLCLEDTASFSYRPAALDYTNFIDGLLWSFHPVTLSAHVILGNSPNNNLIKFIYEKLICRDENPLCCRENHVKCWRHYLKSIKIQSFTKEGQNSYGRELSSLLANLEEVEEVTFELQWLSNN, from the exons ATGGAAGATGATGCTGATCGAATATCGCAGTTGCCGGAAGCCATCATGGAGAAAATCCTCTTTCTCTTGCCAGCCATGGATGCAATTCGTATGAGCTTCTCCTCCAAGATATGGCAAAGTCTATGGAACTCCTTGCCCGTCTCCAATTTTGATTTCCTTAACGATCCAGCATTTGGTCACTATAGATATAGTAGTTATGTTCCACCTTATTATGAGCATTCAACAGTAAAGAAACTTATAGCTAAAATCGATGAATCGTTGAAAATacttgaagaagatgaagagcatCATCAGAAAAGGATCATAGAATCTTTTAGGGGAAGAGGGACCTTGTTTAGGAATGAGTACGAAGCTTCTCAGTATCTCAATCCTTGGATCAAGCTGGTGACCAATAACCCCATCAAAGTGCTAGAGCTCCACTTTAAGGCCATGCATAGAATAAAACTTTGTCGCTGGCCCTTTCCTTATTCTCTTGGTGTTGATGGAACTTCATTAGTCGTGTTGAGGTTAAGTCATTGTCTTTTGGAGCCCTACACGTTGGAGAGTCAAATAATAGCTTCAAAGGACAAGAGATTTCCCTTCTTAAAAGAGATCAGTTTGCTGCGTGTTGAATTTAGTGGTTCCCTTGTTGATGAACTCCTTTCAAGATGCCCTTCGCTTGAGACTTTGAAACTCCATCACTGTTTAAACCTCAAATCACTTCGAATTTGGGGAGCCATGTTTCCTAAGCTGAACACGGTTTCCCTTGTACTCGGGGAAACTCTTGATTACAAGATTGAACTTCCTAATCTTCATACTCTTTGTCTGGAATTTGTTCCCCCTCGTTACGACGAGCTTGGAGAAGTTTGCTGTAGTAATGTGAAGAAGTTGAGTGTTTGCGCTCCTCCGAATGAAGTCATCAGTACCAACCAATTTCTTGAGGAACTTTTATCCAAGTTTCCCCTTCTTGAGGATCTGACTTTGTCTGCCACTTTAGATTCAGCCGAGACGAAAATCTCTAGTCATCAACTCAAGAAATTGACAATAATAGCTAATGCAGGAATAGAAAAGCATTATGGTTATATATGGGAGCTCAACCTAGACACTCCAAATCTTCTGTGTTTCTTGTGCAAAAATTGTGGAGCTCGCAATATTTCCTTGAATTCTACCAAGTTAGAAGTAGTTAATCTTGAGATAAAGATTGGATCTTATGTGCGGATTGGACCTGGACCTTGTCTGTACCATATTGGCACGCTATGGTTTCTTGGACTGCAACAATGTCTACGAAACTTTACTCCACATGACGCATTGAACGTAACAATTAAGCCTCTGAGCAGT GTCGCATTTTCTCTCGAAGAACTAAGAGAGGAGAATTTTCTTCCCTTGCCTGAAGTCCAGCACTTGTGCTTGGAAGATACTGCATCATTTTCATATCGTCCAGCTGCACTAGATTATACAAATTTTATCGACGGCTTACTCTGGAGTTTTCATCCAGTAACTCTATCCGCACACGTCATTCTCGGCAATTCACCTAACAACAATTTAATAAAG TTCATTTACGAGAAGTTAATCTGTCGGGACGAAAATCCTCTCTGCTGCAGAGAAAACCATGTCAAATGTTGGCGGCATTACTTGAAGTCAATCAAGATTCAAAGCTTTACTAAAGAAGGACAGAATTCTTATGGCAGGGAGTTGTCCAGCTTATTGGCAAATCTTGAAGAAGTTGAGGAAGTCACTTTTGAATTACAATGGTTATCAAACAATTAG
- the LOC112197135 gene encoding pre-mRNA-processing factor 19 — protein sequence MNCSISGEVPEEPVVSRKSGLLFEKRLIERHISEYGKCPITGEALTAEDIVPVKTGKIVRPRPVQAASIPGMLGMFQNEWDSLMLSNFAMEQQLHTARQELSHALYQHDAACRVIARLKKERDEARSLLAQADRQIPMSTPSAVAVNASVHSNGTQVADDQLGSGVRNIRPGISPHILAELTDCNTALSQQRKKRQISSTLAPIDALERYTQISSHPLHKTSKPGILSIDIHHEKDIIATGGVDTNAVIFDQPSGQILSTLSGHSKKVTSVKFVGRDNLVITGSADKTVRIWQGSDDGNYNCNHTLKDHTAEVQAVTVHATNNYFVTASLDSTWCFYDISSGLCLTQVEDTSASQGYTSVAFHPDGLILGAGTSEAVVKIWDVKSQTRVAKFDGHVGAVTSISFSENGYFLATAASDGVKLWDLRKLRNFRTFTPYGPDTPTNSVEFDFSGSYLAAAGSDIRVFQATSVKSEWNTIKTFPDMSGTGKATSVKFGPDAKYIAVGSMDRNLRIFGLPGNDVEMES from the exons GAATATGGAAAATGCCCAATCACTGGTGAAGCACTTACTGCCGAGGATATTGTTCCGGTTAAAACCGGCAAG ATAGTGAGGCCCAGACCTGTACAAGCTGCGAGCATCCCTGGCATGCTCGGAATGTTTCAGAAT GAATGGGATAGTTTGATGCTATCCAATTTTGCGATGGAGCAACAGCTACATACAGCAAGGCAAGAGTTAAGTCATGCTTTGTATCAG CATGATGCTGCTTGTCGTGTTATTGCAAGACTCAAAAAGGAGAGGGACGAAGCAAGATCTTTACTTGCTCAGGCTGACAGACAAATTCCTATGTCAACCCCATCTGCTGTTGCAGTGAATGCTTCTGTCCATAGCAATGGAACACAAG TTGCTGATGACCAGTTGGGATCTGGTGTGAGGAATATACGCCCTGGGATATCTCCTCATATCCTAGCTGAGCTGACAGATTGTAATACAGCACTATCACAGCAGCGAAAGAAGCGACAG ATATCCTCCACGTTGGCTCCTATTGATGCTTTGGAGAGGTATACTCAGATATCCAGTCATCCTCTTCATAAAACAAGCAAACCAGGAATTTTGTCGATCGATATTCATCATGAGAAG GACATCATTGCAACTGGAGGGGTTGATACAAATGCTGTAATCTTTGATCAACCATCAGGCCAAATTTTATCTACTCTTAGTGGTCATTCAAAGAAGGTTACCAGCGTTAAATTTGTAGGTCGCGATAATCTGGTCATAACTGGGTCGGCCGACAAG ACAGTTCGCATATGGCAAGGCTCTGATGATGGGAACTACAACTGTAACCACACTTTGAAGGATCATACAGCTGAG GTGCAAGCTGTTACTGTACATGCCACAAATAACTACTTCGTGACTGCATCTCTTGATAGTACGTGGTGCTTTTACGATATTTCCTCTGGGTTATGTCTGACACAG GTTGAGGATACTTCAGCGTCTCAGGGTTACACATCTGTGGCCTTTCATCCTGATGGTCTCATCCTTGGAGCAGGTACCTCAGAGGCTGTTGTCAAAATTTGGGACGTAAAGAGTCAG ACAAGGGTTGCAAAGTTTGATGGACATGTTGGGGCAGTAACTTCCATCTCCTTCTCCGAAAATGGTTACTTTCTGGCG ACTGCTGCTAGTGATGGTGTTAAACTTTGGGATCTGCGCAAATTAAGGAACTTCAGGACATTTACTCCATATGGTCCTGATACGCCAACAAACTCTG TTGAATTTGACTTCAGCGGGAGTTACCTTGCAGCTGCAGGCTCCGATATAAG AGTCTTCCAAGCTACTAGTGTCAAATCAGAATGGAACACCATCAAAACTTTCCCTGATATGTCAGGCACAG GTAAAGCAACTAGTGTAAAATTTGGCCCAGATGCCAAATATATTGCAGTAGGATCAATGGACCGAAACCTACGGATTTTTGGCTTGCCTGGCAATGATGTTGAGATGGAGTCCTGA
- the LOC112197136 gene encoding oxidation resistance protein 1 isoform X1 yields the protein MATFKDKVSERISRLFGDSPSSASAVPSPEEDENPQARSYSKGGKSLSSYFSSIIPSVGGAGSRSYEHQQSVPLSNVNFDSKYETLDTFEDCHSPGENRETENDRENDDDHASRGSTSESEVFEEATLQQSSEKQLSYLMDDSVFISSDLLEFLLSSLPNIVKGCQWVLLYSTAKHGISLRTLIRKSAEVSGPCLLIGGDTQGAVFGGLLEGPLKPTAKRKYQGTNQAFVFTTRYGQPRLFRPTGANRYYYMCLNDLLAFGGGGNFALCLDGDLLSGTSGPCETFGNLCLAHKPEFELKNVELWGFTHASRYLS from the exons ATGGCCACATTCAAAGACAAAGTTTCCGAGAGGATCTCCCGTCTGTTTGGCGATTCACCCAGCTCAGCCTCTGCTGTTCCTTCCCCAGAAGAGGATGAAAATCCCCAG GCCAGGTCATATTCTAAAGGGGGTAAATCACTGTCTTCGTACTTTTCATCCATTATCCCATCTGTAGGCGGTGCTGGATCTAGATCATACGAGCACCAGCAATCAGTCCCACTTAGTAATGTGAACTTTGACTCCAAATATGAAACCTTGGATACATTTGAAGACTGTCATTCACCTGGTGAGAACAGGGAAACTGAAAATGATCGAGAAAACGATGATGACCATGCTTCTAGAGGGAGCACCAGTGAGTCTGAAGTGTTTGAAGAAGCAACTTTACAGCAAAGTTCAGAAAAGCAACTGTCCTATCTCATGGATGACTCTGTCTTTATCTCCTCAGACTTGCTTGAATTTTTGCTTTCTTCTCTTCCTAATATAGTGAAAGGGTGCCAATGGGTTTTACTATACAG TACGGCAAAACATGGTATATCACTCCGTACACTAATTCGCAAGAGCGCTGAAGTTTCCGGTCCATGTCTGCTG ATTGGTGGAGATACACAAGGTGCTGTGTTTGGTGGACTCCTAGAGGGCCCCTTGAAACCAACGGCAAAGAGAAAATATCAA GGAACGAACCAGGCATTTGTTTTCACTACCAGATATGGTCAACCAAGGCTATTTAGACCAACTG GAGCCAATCGTTACTATTACATGTGTTTGAATGATCTGCTAGCTTTTGGGGGTGGCGGTAACTTTGCTTTATGCTTAGATGGAGATCT GTTAAGTGGAACTAGCGGACCTTGTGAAACATTTGGGAATTTATGCTTGGCTCATAAACCAGAGTTTGAATTGAAGAATGTTGAG CTTTGGGGCTTTACACATGCATCACGGTATCTTTCTTGA
- the LOC112200566 gene encoding non-functional NADPH-dependent codeinone reductase 2 translates to MAATHISEVVLESSNGRRTMPVLGFGTASNNLQREVFIEAVLEAIKLGYRHFDTASLYGSEQSLGVAIAQALKLGLVASRDKLFITSKLWSNDAHPDLVLPALKKSLQNLELDYLDLYLIHWPISATPGKLSHFLEEKDQMPMDFKGVWAAMEEAQRLGLTKSIGISNFSTKKTQNLLSFATIPPSVNQVEMSPFWQQKKLREFCKANGIVVTAFSPLGAIGTSWGTNYVLESKVLNEIAKARGKTVAQVCIRWVYQVGATLAVKSYNKERLKQNVQVFDWELTEEDLEKINQIPQRRMISREEELVTATGPYKSLDELWDGEY, encoded by the coding sequence ATGGCAGCAACTCATATCTCAGAGGTGGTTCTTGAATCCTCCAATGGCCGCAGGACCATGCCTGTGCTTGGCTTCGGCACAGCATCCAACAATTTACAACGAGAGGTTTTCATAGAAGCTGTTCTCGAGGCCATAAAGCTCGGTTACCGCCACTTCGACACAGCTTCCCTGTACGGCTCGGAGCAGAGTCTGGGAGTAGCCATAGCCCAAGCACTCAAACTCGGCCTCGTGGCTTCTCGAGACAAGCTCTTCATCACTTCAAAGCTTTGGTCTAATGATGCTCACCCTGATTTGGTTCTTCCTGCTCTAAAGAAATCCCTTCAGAATCTTGAATTGGATTACCTTGATCTGTATCTGATTCACTGGCCCATCAGTGCGACGCCTGGGAAATTGAGTCACTTTCTCGAGGAGAAGGACCAAATGCCGATGGACTTCAAGGGCGTGTGGGCAGCCATGGAAGAAGCTCAGAGACTTGGCCTCACCAAATCCATTGGAATCAGCAATTTCTCTACCAAAAAGACTCAGAATTTGCTCTCTTTTGCTACTATTCCTCCTTCAGTCAATCAAGTTGAGATGAGCCCATTTTGGCAACAAAAGAAGCTCAGAGAATTCTGCAAAGCCAATGGTATAGTTGTGACTGCCTTCTCCCCATTGGGTGCCATAGGAACCAGTTGGGGTACCAATTATGTTCTCGAAAGCAAAGTGCTTAATGAAATCGCTAAGGCTCGGGGAAAGACTGTTGCTCAGGTCTGCATTAGATGGGTTTATCAGGTAGGAGCAACTCTTGCAGTGAAGAGCTACAACAAGGAGAGGTTGAAGCAGAATGTGCAGGTGTTCGACTGGGAACTAACAGAAGAGGATCTTGAGAAGATCAATCAAATCCCACAGCGCAGAATGATATCTCGAGAAGAAGAGTTGGTTACGGCTACTGGACCATACAAGTCCCTTGATGAGTTATGGGACGGAGAGTATTAA
- the LOC112197136 gene encoding oxidation resistance protein 1 isoform X2, with product MKIPRSYSKGGKSLSSYFSSIIPSVGGAGSRSYEHQQSVPLSNVNFDSKYETLDTFEDCHSPGENRETENDRENDDDHASRGSTSESEVFEEATLQQSSEKQLSYLMDDSVFISSDLLEFLLSSLPNIVKGCQWVLLYSTAKHGISLRTLIRKSAEVSGPCLLIGGDTQGAVFGGLLEGPLKPTAKRKYQGTNQAFVFTTRYGQPRLFRPTGANRYYYMCLNDLLAFGGGGNFALCLDGDLLSGTSGPCETFGNLCLAHKPEFELKNVELWGFTHASRYLS from the exons ATGAAAATCCCCAG GTCATATTCTAAAGGGGGTAAATCACTGTCTTCGTACTTTTCATCCATTATCCCATCTGTAGGCGGTGCTGGATCTAGATCATACGAGCACCAGCAATCAGTCCCACTTAGTAATGTGAACTTTGACTCCAAATATGAAACCTTGGATACATTTGAAGACTGTCATTCACCTGGTGAGAACAGGGAAACTGAAAATGATCGAGAAAACGATGATGACCATGCTTCTAGAGGGAGCACCAGTGAGTCTGAAGTGTTTGAAGAAGCAACTTTACAGCAAAGTTCAGAAAAGCAACTGTCCTATCTCATGGATGACTCTGTCTTTATCTCCTCAGACTTGCTTGAATTTTTGCTTTCTTCTCTTCCTAATATAGTGAAAGGGTGCCAATGGGTTTTACTATACAG TACGGCAAAACATGGTATATCACTCCGTACACTAATTCGCAAGAGCGCTGAAGTTTCCGGTCCATGTCTGCTG ATTGGTGGAGATACACAAGGTGCTGTGTTTGGTGGACTCCTAGAGGGCCCCTTGAAACCAACGGCAAAGAGAAAATATCAA GGAACGAACCAGGCATTTGTTTTCACTACCAGATATGGTCAACCAAGGCTATTTAGACCAACTG GAGCCAATCGTTACTATTACATGTGTTTGAATGATCTGCTAGCTTTTGGGGGTGGCGGTAACTTTGCTTTATGCTTAGATGGAGATCT GTTAAGTGGAACTAGCGGACCTTGTGAAACATTTGGGAATTTATGCTTGGCTCATAAACCAGAGTTTGAATTGAAGAATGTTGAG CTTTGGGGCTTTACACATGCATCACGGTATCTTTCTTGA